In Flavobacterium piscisymbiosum, the sequence AAACTATCTAATAATTTTATAGATTTCCCTTTAACTTAATGATTTTTTTAACTCAGATGGCGATATTCCAGTGCTTCGCATAATGAATTTATTAAAATGACTACTATCAATAAACCCCAAATCATTGCTGATTTCAGAAAATGTCAAATTACTTTTGCTCAATTTTTCTGTAACGACTTTCAGCTTTGTCTGCTCTATGTAATCACGTAAAGTTATATTGAGATGGGTTTTAAAATACTCACCAATATAATGGATAGAAACATTAAAATGATTCGCCATTTCTTTTTTCTTCAATAAATGTGGGTTGGCAATATTCGACCGAATATAACTTAAAATCGTATCAATTTTTAAAACTTCAGTCGTTTGAAAATTCAAACTATTCTCATTTATACTTCCATTTCGTCTAATGATCTGAATCAGCGACATCATTAAACTTTTGATTATGATTTCGTTTTGTCCTTTTGGTCTGGCAACTTCCTCAAGTATTTTTAGGATAACCATTTCGCAAAAAGCTTTATCGTCTTCAAGGAAAATCAAATTTCCGTTGGTTTGATTGTGGTAATAAAATAGTTTTTCTATTTCCTCGATCTCTTTTTTATTCGAAAAGAAATTGGGCAGAAAACGTAAACAATGAAACTTGGTAGGCGTTAATGTTTTAAAAGAATGATAATCCTTGGGCGTAAGTAAGTAAATATCATTTTCTTTATAATTGTGAGGAATCGAATTTAAGATATGATTTCCGGTTCCGTACTCTATGTATAACAATTCGAAGAAATTATGCCTATGAACTTCCTTTTTCCAGGTAAGTTCTTCGACCGAATAAATTTCGAAATCTTTATATATAAAAAAGGTGTCTTTCATAATCCTTAATTTTTACAAATATAACCGATATTTTTACATCAATTAATGATCTTGAACCTATTTACTTTGCAACAAGATTTAAAACCCAAAATACTACAATATGAACTCAGATACAACAAAAATAGGTATTCTTGGCATTGGCGGCATCGGCGGATTTGTTGGCGCTCCCCTGGCTAAAAAATATAAAGACAGCGAAACCAAAATCATATTCATTTGCAGAGGCGAAACCAAAAAAGCGATTCAAAATGAAGGTTTGCTATTTGAATCAAAAGGTGAAACCACCACTATAATTCCTGATTTAGTTTCAGACAATCCAACAGAAATTGGAATTCTGGATGTTTTAATCCTTACCTCTAAATCCTATTCTTTAAAAGATGTATTATCTACTTATAAAGATTGTATCAACGAAAAAACAATCATAATCACTTTGCAAAATGTGGTTAATGCCAAAGAAATAATCAGAGAAACTTTACCAGAAGCTGGTCAAATTATGGAAGGTTGTATTTATGTGGCATCAAACGTAAAGCAAGCCGGGCATGTTCAGCATGTTGGCGGGCCAGGGAAAATTTTCGTTGGAGGAAAAGAAAATATACAATTAATAAAATTATTGACTGCCGGAGGTTTAGACATTACGTATGTCGAAAACATCAATGAGATCTTATGGAAGAAGTATTTGTTCGTTGCGCCCGTTGCCGGAATCACTTCTGCTTATAAAGTTACTTTTGGTCAACTTTTGGAGGATGAAAATCTAATGCATATTCTGGAAAATATGATGATCGAAATCCAATCGCTTGCTAAGAAAAACAATATCAATTTGACCAATGAGG encodes:
- a CDS encoding AraC family transcriptional regulator — encoded protein: MKDTFFIYKDFEIYSVEELTWKKEVHRHNFFELLYIEYGTGNHILNSIPHNYKENDIYLLTPKDYHSFKTLTPTKFHCLRFLPNFFSNKKEIEEIEKLFYYHNQTNGNLIFLEDDKAFCEMVILKILEEVARPKGQNEIIIKSLMMSLIQIIRRNGSINENSLNFQTTEVLKIDTILSYIRSNIANPHLLKKKEMANHFNVSIHYIGEYFKTHLNITLRDYIEQTKLKVVTEKLSKSNLTFSEISNDLGFIDSSHFNKFIMRSTGISPSELKKSLS
- a CDS encoding ketopantoate reductase family protein translates to MNSDTTKIGILGIGGIGGFVGAPLAKKYKDSETKIIFICRGETKKAIQNEGLLFESKGETTTIIPDLVSDNPTEIGILDVLILTSKSYSLKDVLSTYKDCINEKTIIITLQNVVNAKEIIRETLPEAGQIMEGCIYVASNVKQAGHVQHVGGPGKIFVGGKENIQLIKLLTAGGLDITYVENINEILWKKYLFVAPVAGITSAYKVTFGQLLEDENLMHILENMMIEIQSLAKKNNINLTNEDIETSKDLLTKFPFESKSSLQLDFENDNQTEKQFLVDYVIENAKKYGIETPFYNGVNEKIKTLYNVS